In Siniperca chuatsi isolate FFG_IHB_CAS linkage group LG20, ASM2008510v1, whole genome shotgun sequence, the following proteins share a genomic window:
- the neurl2 gene encoding neuralized-like protein 2, with translation MEPFPDQFMEFHPIHGTNVRLDHSGTQATRVESFANGVCFSKHPLKPGEIFLIEIEDKELGWCGHLRVGLTARDPRGLEVVPEYSIPDLTDLGDSWVFAITRNHNKIIEDTGAGGQEAGDGGLAGGQRLGRGEVEDGAGGEGDGGNNIKPKTFFTDTHLCIENVRIPRDKLVGRSRPGRYSHILDDLYKTNALPPTARRSRIGVLYVPKGRDLADMHIVINGEDMGASAKGIPAIQPLYAVVDVFAATKCVQIVQVEYGFSSLQTLCRKAIQKHIVHRMAIDWLELPEALKHYCKYE, from the exons atggaGCCCTTTCCTGACCAGTTCATGGAATTCCACCCCATCCACGGTACCAATGTCAGACTGGACCACTCAGGAACTCAGGCCACCCGGGTGGAGAGCTTTGCAAATGGAgtgtgtttcagcaaacacCCTCTGAAGCCCGGGGAAATTTTTCTCATAGAGATCGAGGATAAGGAGCTGGGCTGGTGTGGCCACCTCCGGGTTGGCCTGACTGCCAGGGACCCCAGGGGTTTAGAGGTGGTACCTGAATACTCCATCCCAGACCTGACAGACTTAGGGGACAGCTGGGTATTTGCCATCACTCGCAACCACAACAAGATCATAGAGGATACTGGAGCAGGAGGTCAAGAGGCTGGAGACGGAGGACTGGCTGGGGGCCAGAGACTTGGACGAGGGGAGGTTGAAGATGGAGCTGGAGGTGAGGGAGATGGAGGCAACAACATCAAACCAAAGACTTTCTTCACTGACACTCACTTGTGCATTGAGAATGTTCGGATCCCCAGAGACAAGCTGGTCGGTCGGAGCAGGCCCGGACGCTACAGCCACATTTTGGATGACTTGTATAAGACCAATGCCCTGCCTCCTACAGCCAGACGCAGCCGGATCGGCGTACTGTATGTGCCTAAAGGGCGAGACCTGGCTGACATGCACATTGTTATCAATGGTGAGGACATGGGAGCTTCTGCAAAGGGGATCCCTGCCATCCAGCCTCTCTATGCTGTGGTGGACGTCTTTGCTGCTACTAAGTGTGTCCAAATTGTCCAGGTGGAGTATGGAT tctcGTCTTTGCAGACGTTGTGTAGGAAGGCCATCCAGAAGCACATTGTCCACAGGATGGCCATTGACTGGTTGGAGCTGCCAGAGGCACTTAAGCACTACTGCAAGTATGAATGA
- the msrb1b gene encoding methionine-R-sulfoxide reductase B1b: MSFCQFFGGEVYKDHFKPGMYVCSQCNHPLFSSRSKFAHSSPWPAFTDPIREDSVTKMMETLTAYKVLCGKCGNGLGHEFVNDGPDEGVSRFUIFSHSLKFVPSKGKDKQ, from the exons ATgtctttctgtcagttttttgGTGGTGAGGTCTACAAGGATCATTTCAAACCAG GCATGTATGTGTGCTCCCAGTGTAACCATCCACTGTTCTCCAGTCGGTCCAAGTTCGCCCACTCGTCTCCCTGGCCAGCTTTCACTGACCCCATCAGAGAGGACAGCGTCACCAAGATGATGGAGACTCTCACTGCCTACAAG GTTCTGTGTGGCAAGTGTGGCAACGGGCTGGGCCATGAGTTTGTAAATGACGGCCCGGATGAAGGAGTCTCACGCTTTTGAATATTCAGCCACTCGCTCAAGTTTGTCCCCAGCAAAG GCAAGGACAAGCAGTAA